The Pyramidobacter piscolens W5455 genome includes a region encoding these proteins:
- the sufC gene encoding Fe-S cluster assembly ATPase SufC translates to MLNELLKVDRLTVCVEEREILRGVDLTVNAGETHVLMGPNGAGKSTLGYALMGDPRYTVGAGKIFFNGRDVTEESAAQRARAGMFLSFQAPLEVPGLTLSGFLRTALEQRTGARVKFGVFRKELAKAMEVLHMDPSYADRDLNVGFSGGEKKKAEILQLLMLKPSFAILDETDSGLDVDAVHVVSAGVREYQKNENAALMIITHNARILESLRVDAAHVLAQGRLVASGGAELVGEIGARGFERFLGK, encoded by the coding sequence ATGTTAAATGAATTGCTGAAAGTCGATCGTCTGACCGTATGCGTGGAGGAACGGGAAATCCTCCGCGGCGTCGATCTGACGGTGAACGCCGGCGAGACGCACGTCCTTATGGGGCCGAACGGCGCCGGCAAATCGACTCTGGGATACGCTCTGATGGGCGATCCGCGCTATACGGTCGGCGCGGGGAAGATTTTCTTCAACGGCCGGGACGTGACCGAAGAGTCCGCGGCGCAGCGCGCCAGGGCGGGGATGTTCCTGTCGTTTCAGGCGCCGTTGGAAGTGCCGGGGCTGACGCTGAGCGGTTTCCTCCGCACGGCGCTGGAGCAGCGCACGGGCGCGCGCGTCAAGTTCGGGGTTTTCCGAAAAGAGCTGGCGAAGGCGATGGAAGTCCTGCACATGGATCCGTCTTACGCCGACCGCGACCTGAACGTCGGCTTCTCCGGCGGCGAGAAGAAAAAGGCGGAGATCCTTCAGCTGCTCATGCTCAAGCCGTCCTTCGCCATCCTCGACGAGACGGACTCGGGGCTCGACGTCGACGCCGTTCACGTCGTTTCCGCCGGCGTCCGCGAATATCAGAAGAACGAAAACGCGGCGCTGATGATCATCACGCACAACGCGCGCATCCTCGAATCGCTGCGCGTCGACGCCGCGCACGTGCTCGCGCAGGGGCGGCTGGTCGCCTCCGGCGGCGCGGAACTGGTCGGCGAGATCGGCGCGCGCGGTTTCGAACGGTTCCTCGGCAAATGA